One genomic window of Armatimonadota bacterium includes the following:
- a CDS encoding phenylacetate--CoA ligase, protein MNGYWNEKAETMSRDELAAHQLTKLKETVKRAYDRSPFYKAKMDAAGIKPADIEMLEDIRNLPFIDKNDFRDQYPLGMLCVDKSELREMHMSSGSTGTPVVMAYNEHDLDQWGECMSRCYYMAGLVSGDTIQITPSFGLFNGGFGFYHGGRKSDMFIIPAGAGNTPRQIKLMNDFGVKALMSVVSYGIRIMEVLEDQKAEIPSLKIGIFGAETFSDKMREKIENGLGIEAFDIYGMTETGGVSTTGMDCQAHKGIHVWEDQYICEIVDPTTGKTVPDGEFGEVVFTSLNRQAIPIIRYKTGDLTRILTRQKCECGRTSLRLDRITGRRDDMLIVKGVNFFPKQVEQALMEIPGVCSNYQIIIEEKDGVKDVRINVEAEEGVTGFVVEKKLKEVLGFSPKGDVYKPGTLPRNEGKAVRVVYEKNDSKKC, encoded by the coding sequence ATGAACGGATACTGGAACGAAAAAGCAGAGACTATGTCGCGCGATGAGCTCGCGGCGCATCAGCTCACAAAACTCAAGGAAACGGTGAAAAGGGCATACGACCGCAGCCCGTTTTATAAGGCAAAGATGGACGCGGCTGGCATCAAACCGGCGGACATCGAGATGCTGGAGGACATACGTAATCTGCCGTTCATTGACAAGAACGACTTTCGTGACCAGTATCCGCTCGGAATGCTGTGTGTAGACAAGTCCGAGCTGCGCGAGATGCATATGAGCTCAGGTTCGACCGGCACTCCCGTCGTAATGGCCTATAATGAGCACGACCTCGACCAGTGGGGCGAGTGCATGTCTCGCTGCTATTATATGGCCGGGCTTGTCAGTGGTGATACTATTCAGATCACGCCGTCATTCGGTCTCTTTAACGGTGGTTTCGGGTTCTACCATGGCGGGCGCAAGTCCGACATGTTCATAATCCCGGCAGGCGCCGGCAACACACCCAGGCAGATAAAGCTGATGAACGACTTCGGCGTCAAGGCTCTGATGTCGGTTGTAAGTTACGGCATCAGGATTATGGAAGTCTTAGAGGACCAGAAAGCTGAGATACCCAGCCTTAAAATCGGCATCTTTGGCGCGGAGACCTTCAGCGACAAGATGCGCGAGAAGATCGAAAACGGCCTTGGGATCGAGGCGTTCGATATCTACGGCATGACCGAGACGGGCGGTGTTTCGACTACAGGTATGGACTGCCAGGCACATAAAGGCATCCACGTCTGGGAAGACCAGTATATCTGTGAGATAGTCGATCCGACCACCGGCAAGACCGTCCCCGACGGCGAGTTCGGCGAAGTGGTCTTCACGTCGCTTAACCGCCAGGCCATACCGATTATCCGCTACAAGACGGGTGACCTTACCCGCATTCTTACGCGACAGAAGTGCGAGTGCGGCAGGACGTCGCTGCGTCTCGACCGGATCACAGGCCGTAGAGACGATATGCTCATCGTGAAGGGTGTCAACTTCTTCCCCAAACAGGTCGAGCAGGCTCTTATGGAGATCCCGGGCGTCTGCAGCAACTATCAGATCATCATCGAGGAGAAAGACGGCGTCAAGGACGTCCGCATTAATGTCGAGGCCGAAGAGGGCGTGACAGGCTTTGTGGTGGAAAAGAAGCTCAAGGAAGTCCTGGGCTTCAGCCCCAAGGGTGATGTCTATAAGCCGGGCACCCTACCTCGTAATGAAGGCAAGGCCGTGCGTGTCGTCTATGAAAAAAACGATTCCAAGAAGTGCTGA